In Marmota flaviventris isolate mMarFla1 chromosome 17, mMarFla1.hap1, whole genome shotgun sequence, a single genomic region encodes these proteins:
- the St6galnac2 gene encoding alpha-N-acetylgalactosaminide alpha-2,6-sialyltransferase 2 isoform X1 produces MRSPRGQPFWLLLLLAAACAGILLVLYSSPVERFPGSQSRARDIQPHQAFFQSKARRSGNTKSRPCPHPLDLAILRHQRFRKLFDLSTPVLLWGGLFTPELWDNLRQQKGPYGWQGLSYQTIASTLSLLNSSENERLFAASGGPSPDCIRCAVVGNGGILNGSRQGLQIDAHDYVFRLNGAVIKGFEQDVGTKTSFYGFTVNTMKNSLISYQNLGFTSVPQGQDLRYIFIPSSIRDYLMLRSAILGVSVPEGPDKGDRPRTYFGPEASASKFKLLHPEFISYLTKRFLKSKLINTNFGDLYMPSTGALMLLTALHTCDQVSAYGFITKNYQKYSDHYFERVKKPLIFYANHDLPLEAVLWRDLHKAGILWLYQR; encoded by the exons ATGAGGTCCCCGCGCGGCCAGCCCTTCTGGCTGCTGCTCCTGCTCGCAGCCGCCTGCGCGGGGATCCTCCTCGTCCTGTACTCCTCGCCGGTGGAGCGGTTCCCGGGGTCCCAGTCCCGAGCCAG GGACATCCAGCCTCACCAAGCATTCTTCCAATCCAAGGCAAGGCGTTCTGGGAACACAAAG AGCCGGCCCTGCCCACACCCGCTTGACCTGGCCATTCTGAGGCACCAACGCTTCCGGAAACTGTTTGATCTCTCCACTCCAGTGCTGCTGTGGGGGGGCCTCTTCACCCCAGAGCTCTGGGACAACCTGAGACAGCAGAAGGGCCCCTATGGCTGGCAGGGACTCTCATACCAAA CCATCGCCTCTACCCTGAGCCTTCTGAACAGCTCAGAGAATGAAAGACTGTTTGCCGCCTCGGGGGGGCCCTCCCCAGACTGCATTCGCTGTGCCGTGGTGGGTAATGGAGGCATTCTGAACGGGTCCCGTCAGGGTCTGCAAATTGATGCCCATGACTACGTGTTCAG GCTCAATGGAGCGGTGATCAAAGGCTTTGAGCAAGATGTGGGCACCAAGACCTCCTTCTATGGTTTCACTGTGAACACCATGAAGAACTCCCTCATCTCCTACCAGAATCTGGGCTTCACTTCTGTGCCGCAAGGACAG GACCTGCGTTATATCTTCATCCCCTCAAGCATCCGTGACTACCTGATGCTGAGATCAGCCATCCTGGGTGTGTCTGTCCCAGAGGGCCCTGACAAAGGGGACAG GCCTCGCACCTATTTTGGACCGGAAGCCTCTGCCAGTAAATTCAAACTGCTGCACCCAGAATTCATCAGCTACCTGACAAAGAG GTTTTTGAAATCAAAATTGATTAACACAAACTTCGGAGACCTATATATGCCCAGTACTGGGGCCCTCATGCTGCTGACAGCTTTGCATACTTGTGACCAG GTCAGTGCCTATGGATTCATCACAAAGAACTACCAGAAATATTCTGACCACTATTTCGAACGAGTAAAGAAGCCACTGATATTCTATGCAAACCATGATCTGCCCCTGGAAGCCGTTCTGTGGAGAGACCTACATAAGGCTGGCATCCTTTGGCTGTACCAGCGCTGA
- the St6galnac2 gene encoding alpha-N-acetylgalactosaminide alpha-2,6-sialyltransferase 2 isoform X2, translating to MRSPRGQPFWLLLLLAAACAGILLVLYSSPVERFPGSQSRARDIQPHQAFFQSKARRSGNTKSRPCPHPLDLAILRHQRFRKLFDLSTPVLLWGGLFTPELWDNLRQQKGPYGWQGLSYQTIASTLSLLNSSENERLFAASGGPSPDCIRCAVVGNGGILNGSRQGLQIDAHDYVFRLNGAVIKGFEQDVGTKTSFYGFTVNTMKNSLISYQNLGFTSVPQGQDLRYIFIPSSIRDYLMLRSAILGVSVPEGPDKGDSRRHHRSPKTSASPAPRPGSPRLCPTPSTCRCCRRPRSRRRPRAPTPRRPRSSSRPARSPTPRPPRCC from the exons ATGAGGTCCCCGCGCGGCCAGCCCTTCTGGCTGCTGCTCCTGCTCGCAGCCGCCTGCGCGGGGATCCTCCTCGTCCTGTACTCCTCGCCGGTGGAGCGGTTCCCGGGGTCCCAGTCCCGAGCCAG GGACATCCAGCCTCACCAAGCATTCTTCCAATCCAAGGCAAGGCGTTCTGGGAACACAAAG AGCCGGCCCTGCCCACACCCGCTTGACCTGGCCATTCTGAGGCACCAACGCTTCCGGAAACTGTTTGATCTCTCCACTCCAGTGCTGCTGTGGGGGGGCCTCTTCACCCCAGAGCTCTGGGACAACCTGAGACAGCAGAAGGGCCCCTATGGCTGGCAGGGACTCTCATACCAAA CCATCGCCTCTACCCTGAGCCTTCTGAACAGCTCAGAGAATGAAAGACTGTTTGCCGCCTCGGGGGGGCCCTCCCCAGACTGCATTCGCTGTGCCGTGGTGGGTAATGGAGGCATTCTGAACGGGTCCCGTCAGGGTCTGCAAATTGATGCCCATGACTACGTGTTCAG GCTCAATGGAGCGGTGATCAAAGGCTTTGAGCAAGATGTGGGCACCAAGACCTCCTTCTATGGTTTCACTGTGAACACCATGAAGAACTCCCTCATCTCCTACCAGAATCTGGGCTTCACTTCTGTGCCGCAAGGACAG GACCTGCGTTATATCTTCATCCCCTCAAGCATCCGTGACTACCTGATGCTGAGATCAGCCATCCTGGGTGTGTCTGTCCCAGAGGGCCCTGACAAAGGGGACAG CCGCCGACATCACCGCTCCCCCAAAACCAGTGCTTCCCCTGCACCAAGACCAGGGAGCCCCCGCCTATGCCCGACTCCTTCTACCtgccgctgctgccgccgccCCCGCTCCCGCCGCAGACCTCGTGCACCTACCCCACGCCGCCCTCGCTCTTCATCCCGCCCAGCTCGCTCTCCTACTCCCCGCCCACCGAGGTGCTGCTGA